The following is a genomic window from Paenibacillus sp. FSL R5-0766.
GTAAAATCCGCGAGTATGACCTATTGGATAGTTTGCTCCCGGCATTGCATTTGGAGCCCAGTTCGCATGATTCACCATGGCTTCCGGTCCAACGGGAACAGCCAGATAGATCATTTCGTCATCCACATTTTCCATAATGCCATCGTAGTGCATACCGTCATTCATCTGTACACATACATAACGGTGCATGTGTTCCTTGCATATTTTCTTCGCTTCCACTTTTTCCACTTGCCAACGCCTCCCTGATTCTGCTCTTGATCACCTTTTCATGGTATTCAGAACTGGGCGAATTGACACTACTGACGAGAAAACAGAAAAAAGAAGCACCCCGTGAGCGGCTTCCTTGGAAGGCTGCTGCGCGGACATCTATTCAGGAAACGTCCTGATCAGATGTCCGCCGGGGTACTTAAATAAAGTTTGTCGGCTTAACTGTAGTATAACAGCGGGATGAACCTGTATCTGTGATGTAACTCACTCCGCTATATTGTAAAAGCAAGAAAAGAAATATTTTTACAATAATAACATTCCGTAATAGTGCGTGTTTAATAGGCACCATTCGTAATCAAAAGCGGACTTTTTGAACAACCTCTATTATTCATTTTGCTTGGACTATTAGAGGCGCTTCTATGATCTATATTGCTTACACATTGCCCTCTACAGGGTCTCCAAGACCACACGTGAGCCGTTTCCGGCCTCACCTGCCGGGATCACCACAAGCTTGCGCGGCAAGCGTGCACGCAGTTCAGGCACGTGACTGATTACACCAACAGCCAATCGGTCGTCATGTAGTTTTTCCAGAGACGTAATGACGGTATCCAACAGCTCAGGGTCAAGTGTACCAAACCCTTCATCCAGGAAGAAGAATTGAAGTGGGTACTGACCTCGCAGCTGAATCTGGGCTGACAGTGCCAAAGCCAGTGACAACGAAGTCAAAAACGTCTCGCCACCTGACAACGTTGATACTGGTCGTTTGACTCCCCCGTTAGCATCATCACAAATCACAAAACCACCACCGGAATCCACCTCGAGTGAATAACGCTGTTTGGTCAGGAAGCGCAGACGCTGAGATGCCGCATGACTAACCTGCATCAGTTGTTCTTCGGCAATATACTCGACAAAAGCATTGCCTCTGAACGCGGATTGAAGTTTGCTGAGCAGTTCGCCTTGACGGCTTACCTCCACCCGCTTGTTCTCCAGTTCGGTCCAGCGAACATGTCGCTGCTCCACATCCTCCAGATCACGTTCTGCACGTGCTTTGGCACGAAGGGCAGCCTCATCCTGAGTCCGGACCTGCTGCAATCGTTCGGTGCACGCTAACCACTGTTCCTCCGATACGGCAGCACCACCCAGCTTTTGTTCCAGTTCACGCAATTGGGATGCCAGTTCACGCTCACGTTCACGGTGCTGCTGGATCTCTCCTGCCAGTCGTTCTGCTTCCTGTGAAGGAATTGCCGCGGATACAACAGCATCATCCGAGTCAAACGGGGATTGTTCCAGCAATTGCTTCCACCGCTCCTGTGCCTGTTGCAGATGTTCAGTTGCCGAGGCGGCTGCCTGTTGAGCCATAACGTCTCTCTTGGCTGATTCCTGCTTCAGCGTGTCCGCTTCTTTGAAGCGTTGTGCCGAGTCCGAAGCTGTTTTCCGCAGTCCATCCAGACGAGCCTGAGCCGCAGTAATCAGATCTTCTACCCGTTGCTCCCCAACCCACTGGCGCAAGCGTTCTTCCTTCTCGGCCAGCTGTTTGCTATTGCCCTGCCACTCCGTTTGCCACTGAATCAGTTGTTTGTCCAATTCCACCAGCTTCTGCTGGAGAGATTGGATGATTTGGTCTTTTTCCTCAAGGAACGTCACGCTTTTGTTCAGACGTTCCTTGATGTCTTCGGCGCGCGCATCGCGCTCCTGCATCGCCTGATAGAGGGCCTTGGCCTCCTCCTGAGCGATGCCCGGCAGTTCCGCGGCCCAGCGGCCCTGCAAGGCAGCCGCTGCGGCCTCGCTCTCGGCCAGCTTGCGCTCCGCCTGGGCGAGACCGGCACGGCCGGCCTCTTGCGCAGCTGCCGCTTCCATGCGGCGCTGCTGCGCGCCCACAGCCGCCTGCTGCAACGCGGCGGCTTCGGCCTGGAGCGGCGCTGCTGCGGCAGCCAGCGCCTGCGCGGCTTCGCGCAGCGCAGCGGCACGCGATGCCCAGCCTGCCGGGGAGCGCCCGTGTTCGGGCGACCCGGCGGGCTCGGGCTCCGCTGCCGCAGGCGCGGCCTCGGCTGCGGCAGGAGCTTCGCCGGCCGCGGCGCCAAGCTGCGTCAGCAGGCTGCGACGTTCGTGCAGCTGCTGGCGCAGCCCAAAGCGCAGCTCCTGCAGCTCCGCGTGCAGGCTGCGCAGCACTTCCAGGTCCGCATCGCCTGCATGCGGACCTTCTCCCGGCGGCGCAGCCGGGAGCGGGTGGTGCGGCGAGCCGCACACCGGGCATGGCTCGCCGTCTTGCAACTCGGCGCGCAAAGCGGAGGACAGCCGGTGCAGCTCCTGCTCACGCATCGTGCCACGCAGCTGTTCCTCCGCTAGAGCCAGCAGGCTCTGTTCGCGACTGATGTCCTGCTCACAGGCAAGCAAGGCCTCAAGACCTGCTGACGCCTGTTCTACCAGATGCTGACGCTGATCACTCAGGCGTTGTTCTTCCTCAGCCGCCGCCTTCAGCTTGTCGGCTCCCTGTTCTGCCGACTGCTTATAGGCTTGCATGTCAGCCTTATTTTGTTGCAATTGCTCCGCGGCAGTATCCACACGATGTTTCAGTTCAAGTGCAACTTGAAGTTGCCTGCGTTCCTCTGACTTCACTTCATTTGGCTTGAGGCTCTCCTGTAGTTCCTCACGCCGTTTGCGTCCGCGCTGTTGCAATTCCTTTTCTTTCTCAAGCTGCTGTCCCAGCGCAGTCTGTTCGCCCTGCCCCTGTTCCAGCAGCTGCGCGAGGCGCAAGCAATCGGCCTGAAGCCCGTCCCGTTCCCGTTGCAGCTCTTTTGCTTGTTCGAGTTGCTCCAGGCGCAGCAAAAGTTTCGGTTCTTCCTCAGTCATTTGCTTGCGTGCCGTCTCAGCCTTCTCCGCTTCCTGAACAGCCAGACGCTCATGTTCCAGTGCTTGCTGATGAGCTTTCTCGGCGGTATCCTGCCGCTGCTTCTGTGTAGCCTTGGCATCTCGAACCGTCTGCAGCGCAGGCAGTATTGCATCTGCCGCAACGGATTGTTTCAGCCGTTGTTCGCCTGCCACTATCTGTGGTTCCAGTGCTTTCAGCTTCTGCTGTTCATCCATCCGGGCCTGCCGTTCGTTACTTAACTCACGAATTTTGCCCAGTTGTTCAGCTTCCTTCGCAGCTTCATCCAGCGCTTTGCGGGACAATTCAGACTGCTGAACAGCGGTTTGAAGAAGACGTTTCGTTTCTTCCAGCGTCTCCTTGCTGGCATTACCAAGTCCCTGTTGCTCCGCAGCAAGAGATTGGTGAACCATATCATTATCCTTGACCCGCCGGCTTAATTTGATGGCCAACTGGTCCCCATACTTCTCCAGATGGAATAATCGTTGCAGCATCTGGCGACGTTCACTGCCTTTGAGTGACAAAAACTCGGCAAACTTTCCTTGCGGAAGCACGACTGCCCGTGTAAAATCATCCATCTTCAAACCGATCACATCTTCAACGCAGCGATTCACATCTGCCAATTTGTCGGCAAGTACCTGTTCTTCGCCATTAACCGTCTCTATGAATTTGCTGATCGTGTTACTCACCGAAACTTCATTATTTCGTTTGAAACGTCGCTCTACCCGGAACCTCCGAGTGCCTTCCGCCGACATCAGTTCAAATGTAAAAGCAACCGACAACGAATCCTCTGCATGATTCATAATGCCTTGCGTCCCGTTCACCGCACGTTCCACTTTTCCGTACATGGCGAGTGTGATGGCATCGAGCAAGGAAGATTTACCACTACCCGTTGGACCGAAAATACCAAATAGCCCCGTCTCCGTCAGCACGGTAAAATCAATTTCCTGCATCTCCCGGTAACTTTGCAGTCCGGCAACTTTTAATAGAATTGGCTTCATCTTTCCTCGACCTCCTCACGCGCACCCGGCTCATCTTCATCCACAAGTTCCAGGAAAAGCTGTACCAGGCTGTCTTCCGGCTGTGCACCACCCGTCTGACGCTGATAGAATTTACGGAACAGTTCATGCACAGGTAGCTCGGATCGTTGCTCCAAAAGTCCTGCTGCAGCCATCTCGGGATACACCGGGCGAATATGGATGATACCTTCATGTGATTTTCGCAGCTGCTGAATCTCCTTCAGGGACATCGCCTCGTCCAGCCACACTTCCATGTCGATAAAAGCCTGTGGATCACGCCCCTCATCCAGCCAACGATATACTTCTGCCAGACCACCACGGGCCTGCCAACGTACAAGCGGACGCCCGGACGTTAACAAAACTTCTTCTACCTGTGCTGCTCCACCCGGCGCCAGATCAACCATTGTGACAGACTTGCTCTGCCCTGCTTCCGAGAAGCTGTAGGCGAGCGGAGAACCGCTATATCGAATCACACCGTCTCCTTTGACAGCCTGTGCACGATGAAGATGCCCCAGCGCCGTGTATTGCGCACCAGTCGCTAAAGATGAAGGGTCCACCGTGTAGGCCCCACCGATCTGAATCGGACGTTCCGAATCACTCTCAAGTCCGCCGAGCACATAGATATGACTCATGGCCAAGTTCACGGTATCCGGGCGAAAAGAAGCTGCCAGACGCTGCATTAACATGCCCACCCGGTGACTGTATGCCTGACGAAGCACATTTTCGTCCCCATCTGTTGTCAGCAATTCATTCAA
Proteins encoded in this region:
- a CDS encoding SMC family ATPase, coding for MKPILLKVAGLQSYREMQEIDFTVLTETGLFGIFGPTGSGKSSLLDAITLAMYGKVERAVNGTQGIMNHAEDSLSVAFTFELMSAEGTRRFRVERRFKRNNEVSVSNTISKFIETVNGEEQVLADKLADVNRCVEDVIGLKMDDFTRAVVLPQGKFAEFLSLKGSERRQMLQRLFHLEKYGDQLAIKLSRRVKDNDMVHQSLAAEQQGLGNASKETLEETKRLLQTAVQQSELSRKALDEAAKEAEQLGKIRELSNERQARMDEQQKLKALEPQIVAGEQRLKQSVAADAILPALQTVRDAKATQKQRQDTAEKAHQQALEHERLAVQEAEKAETARKQMTEEEPKLLLRLEQLEQAKELQRERDGLQADCLRLAQLLEQGQGEQTALGQQLEKEKELQQRGRKRREELQESLKPNEVKSEERRQLQVALELKHRVDTAAEQLQQNKADMQAYKQSAEQGADKLKAAAEEEQRLSDQRQHLVEQASAGLEALLACEQDISREQSLLALAEEQLRGTMREQELHRLSSALRAELQDGEPCPVCGSPHHPLPAAPPGEGPHAGDADLEVLRSLHAELQELRFGLRQQLHERRSLLTQLGAAAGEAPAAAEAAPAAAEPEPAGSPEHGRSPAGWASRAAALREAAQALAAAAAPLQAEAAALQQAAVGAQQRRMEAAAAQEAGRAGLAQAERKLAESEAAAAALQGRWAAELPGIAQEEAKALYQAMQERDARAEDIKERLNKSVTFLEEKDQIIQSLQQKLVELDKQLIQWQTEWQGNSKQLAEKEERLRQWVGEQRVEDLITAAQARLDGLRKTASDSAQRFKEADTLKQESAKRDVMAQQAAASATEHLQQAQERWKQLLEQSPFDSDDAVVSAAIPSQEAERLAGEIQQHRERERELASQLRELEQKLGGAAVSEEQWLACTERLQQVRTQDEAALRAKARAERDLEDVEQRHVRWTELENKRVEVSRQGELLSKLQSAFRGNAFVEYIAEEQLMQVSHAASQRLRFLTKQRYSLEVDSGGGFVICDDANGGVKRPVSTLSGGETFLTSLSLALALSAQIQLRGQYPLQFFFLDEGFGTLDPELLDTVITSLEKLHDDRLAVGVISHVPELRARLPRKLVVIPAGEAGNGSRVVLETL
- a CDS encoding exonuclease SbcCD subunit D, whose product is MRILHTGDWHLGKTLEGRSRLREQEDFVDELVRLADEQQADAILMAGDVYDSVNPPAAAEQLFYEAAARLTEHGRPLVVIAGNHDQPERVASVTPLVNRQGITLVGMPTSEAVTIHAKRTGEIAQIAALPYPSEARLNELLTTDGDENVLRQAYSHRVGMLMQRLAASFRPDTVNLAMSHIYVLGGLESDSERPIQIGGAYTVDPSSLATGAQYTALGHLHRAQAVKGDGVIRYSGSPLAYSFSEAGQSKSVTMVDLAPGGAAQVEEVLLTSGRPLVRWQARGGLAEVYRWLDEGRDPQAFIDMEVWLDEAMSLKEIQQLRKSHEGIIHIRPVYPEMAAAGLLEQRSELPVHELFRKFYQRQTGGAQPEDSLVQLFLELVDEDEPGAREEVEER